Genomic segment of Ficedula albicollis isolate OC2 chromosome 3, FicAlb1.5, whole genome shotgun sequence:
TTCCCCTGTCTAAAGCATTTATCATACAAAATGTTTAAATCAAGATCATCACACTTAGAGGCTGAGCTTAGAAAGATGGGTTTTCAGGGCCTTTTTTATACAAAAGGATTTTCCTGAGTCTACAGCgaaataaaaaagcttttaatgaTATTTATTGTACTTAGAGACTATCTTGGAGTTTGCTGTTGTTTAAGCCCAGCTATGCCCCAAGCCCCAGGCAGCTGATTGCTCGCTCCCTTCCCCACCAATGGGATTGAGGATGGatcagaagggtaaaaggtGGAAAACTCACAGGTTGAGATAATGACTGCTTAATAGGGAAAGCAGaagccacacacacaagcaaagaaaaacaaggaactaattcactgcttcccctGGGCaagcaggtgttcagccatccccatCAAGTGCAATGGCTACTTGGAAgaaaacaccatcactccaaacatccctCCTTCTGCCCCCCACTGCGTACGTTGATgccacatggtctggaatatccctttggtcagttgggatcacctgtcctggctgtgtctcctcccaacATCCCATGCATTCCCAACTTCCCTGCCTTTTCTGAcacatgaaaagcagaaaaggccttggctccctgctcagcaacaaTACAAACATCTCTGTACTATcaaccctgtgctcagcacaaatccaaaacacagccccatgccagccactgtgaagaaaattaactagcccagctgaaaccagcacagagTTAAATAATTCCTCATCCACAACTGCAGCAATCAAAACTTTGAGTAGGATTCCACCTTCTGGATGGCACTGTATCTGTGGCAACTCAAAGACACAGCATCACTGATGGCACTGAACTTGCAGGCTCAGTTTGCTGAGCTAAAAATTAAGTGTTTCCAAAAGGCCACTAACCCCGGTCTGACTTTCTCAGCAATAGCATTATTGTAGTGCTATCAGTTCTGTGGGTGTGTAGATAGAGCACAAGGTAAAGGAGAAAACTTTCAAAAGCACTGCAGCAAGAAACCCCCATCCCAAATATAGATCAACGAAGTAACAAAAAGTTGCTGCTAATAAAGTCTGCTCATTTTGCAGCTAAGATggtataaaaaaatatttgatcagagaaagtgaaaatatcACTATTTTGCTGACATTCATCCTTACAGCTTTTAACAAACTTCAAAAGACATGATTTAAGTTACACAAGCACAGGAATTTCACATGAGACAAGTAATACAATTCATAAAAAGGACAGAACGCATTTTCTGATACTCCAAATACAAATATTCAGAGGTTTAACACACAAAATGGAAtttcttcagcagcactgaTTAAACTCAAGATGAGGCAGGGATCTTCTTTACAAAGTAAAGGCACTGACTCTTTGTAAACACATACTCCTCTCTCTTTAATTGAGAAAGCactcaaaatattctgtggagGAAACTTGTGTGGTAGTGTTCCATTGcttataaatatttcacaataGAGATATCAAAGGCCTTTGTTCTCCTTTTTACTGTATTTAATaagagatgtttttttctccaatttatCTAGTGAGAAACTTTAACTCTCCCTAGAAATGCTACAATGAAGCTATAGAAACAGTGTTGTCTCTTATCTGCCTTCTGATACCTACAAAGAAGTTTCAAGGCAAAAGAAATGTCAGATGCCAGTATGAAACACACACGTCATCTCTTGTTTTCAGTATTGTGCTATCACTTTTCCAGAAGGAATCATTGGCTTATATTCAAATAcagatacatttaaaataaaaaatgaaccCTTGAACATTCTCCTGCTGTGCATCTCCCCACTCTTTGACTTTTCAAAAGCACCAGCAAGACTGAACAAGAAAAGATTAGATATTTCTGATCATGACAACTATACTTCAagattcctgatttttttcaagtatgCATCCTGAATGCATGTGTCTCCCTACCATGGAGGGTGTTCACACAGTTCTTTACTAATGAAACTGCAAAacttgaaaacattaaaataaatattccctACAAAGGTGAATTGTTTGCATCTTGGGCAAAATGAACTGAGCATCTTCATAGCTTCCAACACACAACTACCACCAATAtcaacaaacacaaacacattttactACTCATACACAAAAATCCAGTGATTATACTAGCTCGTATTGTTCCATATGTAACCAAACTTGTGCGTTTCTAAGTCACCTTCCTCCAGCTTTATAAAGCTGACTGAATCTTTAAAGCAGTGCTTTCAGGATCTACAGGACTGTCAACTGGTACCTGAAGAgggagataaaaaaataaaaacaaaacaggaattaAGCTGTTATTCAACAGGATTATTCTCAAACTCAGTATTCTTGGGTAATTATTAGGTGAGACTCCAACAGTATATGTAGTTAATTAGCCCAATTAAGCAATTATATAAAACcctattttcccttctttttgtaattaaaaaagaCCAAATATAGAACTTTGTTTCTCAGTATAActctaaaatatatatttactgcATATAAATATTTGTCAGATGAAGGTtaacttccctttttttccattttttttctccatggcATTTAACCACAGTAGAATCTCGATGAAGGTTCAGTATCAAAGTGATACTGCACATTATTAACACAGGCAGGTCTCAATCATGCATGACCACGTCAGGGCAAGGACTGCAGCTTCTCTTACACCCTGGCTAATATGAATGAAGCTGTGTGTCGATCTAGGCTAATTAACAAGGTGATTATGGAAAGCAGATGAGTCATGCACAGCCCCAGAGAGCCCCAGCTGGGAAACCCACAGGGTGCCACactgagcacaggcagctgctcaggtTTCAGGTTCAACTTAGCTCAGACAGCACCAGCTCAGAAGTTTCTGAACCTCACACAGACATTAACATGTGCAGTTGGCCACAGATGATCAAAAACTGCTGGGTACACAAGACACCTACACAAAAGAAGCATGGCAGAGGATCTTGCAATGTCTGACTCCAAAAAGCTGTCTCATATCTTGATCCAAACAATCAAAAAcccacagcactgaaaaaatgtTCCACTGAAAGCTTTATTTCTACTAGTAAGTGTAGTAGTtaggaaaagctgctgaaacATGGAACCTTATGATCATCAGAAAATGCTGTGCTCACTCTTCATTTGAATTGAGAGTATCAGCAGAagaacaaacccagctcttTATGCAGCATGTATAGAAACTCCAGCATGGTTTCTGTTTATCAGACACTGACTTCATCTGAAGGAACTGCaggcattttaaataaaatgcatagtCTATAGGATGTCCTCATAATCTTATAAACAAAAAGGCTTGACAATTTATAATGTACCCTGCTACTATGAAAAAGCAAGATTCAAGCAATAAAATTATACTATTAGCCACTTAAaattcagatattaaaaaaaatttaaaaaaaatctgagagcAGGTTTTTTTCGGTTTTTTCAAGGGAGTTAAGGAGAAAACCAGATATGTGAGGGCAGCATCCCATGTGGCTCTGTTGCTCAAAACCAGCATGGAATCATTCATAAGATTTTGTCAATTACTCTTGCAGCTGTTATTGTTATGCCAGTAGAAGTCAAGCATTCAGGTTGGTAATGCAATTATGGTAAAAGAGTTACCACTTACAGCTTTAACGTCCAAGTTCATAATCCCTGAATTCACATTGTGTCTTCTcaaatctgattttattaaggctgaaaaaaaagagaaaaggaaaactggcTCATACCTTTGCAGTGACATGCAGTTCAAGGGAAATGTTTGTTTAGTGAAAGCACACAGAAGCTGCTTTCAGCGCATTTTCAAAATACCCGTATTCACTCTTTGCAATTTGAACTCACTTCGAACTTGCTCCTCACAAAGCACACAAAGCAGGACATGACAATAAAATCTTCTAAACCAAAAGAACTTAAAGAAAAGCTTGATAGTTTCAGCACTTTCAGCACATTTGTAAGTCAACAAGAGTAAGTCACTGGCACAGTTCCATAGTGCATCAGCAGCTTCCTGCATTTGGAAAACTGCGAACTGACTCCATTTAtgcatttgtttccatttctcacCCCGCTTTGGAGATGGATATTTGTCTCAAATTCAAGATGTGCACAAGAAATGGGGGTCAGATAGCTGTCCATATATTAGCAACATCATCCTAATACCATatacatttttacattaaagAGAAACCATTaccttcatttttaattacctGTTAAAATAATGCCCACAAATATCCAAGCACAAAGAAAGATGTTTCCTGCACGGGGACTGTAGTCTGTTGTGAGCTTTCCTTGGACAAGTGTAAAGACAATTCCAAATATCTATAAACAGAGAAGTAACTTCATCAGGATCACACAGAAAAGAGTAATCACTTTAGCTTTAAAAGTTCCAGGTCACATCTTAtagaaatcaattttttttaaaaacaggactACAGCAACAGAACAGAGACTTAGCTAAGTCTAAGAAAGCCTCCCTAGACTAGAGCCTAGTGGCCTTCCTGAGCATCACTTCacttgaagaaataaaatgctgttaCCTGTGCTGATGCATTAAGGAGACCTGAGGAAGTGCCTTCAGACTCTGGATATGTAATTTCCACAGCAAATTCAAACCCAAGTGGAAGATAGCCAGTCATGAAGAACCTGTTGAAGAGGAGACAAGTGTGGTCTCATCTGTTACTACAGATAAGAAAACATACACACATGGTATTATTAATTAGCTACTGCAGACAGCTTTTTGAATTGGAACCAAACAAATTGACCACATAGAGAACTCTCTCATGTCCATAAAAACAGTAGATGAAATTTACTGAAAAGTGAGTTACTTTAGATTTATTCTGATGTAACAGAAGGTGAAACCCTATCTGTACTGTGAGCTAAAGGCATAGGCTGAGAtcatggtgacagaatacacagTAGAATTATCTAggtaaaacatttaaatatgtttCAGAACAGAAGTGCAGTAAATCTTGTAGTGCTCTTTAATTGCTCACCCAAGCACTCCTCCAGTCACGAACACCACTATAAGGTATCCAAGGTCCAGGGTGAAGGTAAATACCAGCAACCCAATGAAAGAGAGAATGTAAACAATCAAAGTAGTTTGCCTGcaacccaacaacaacaaattaaCACTGTTAATAGAAGGCCACAGCACATTGCTGAAGCATGGAAGGATAACATGAACATTGCACAAGCCATTCTAAAGCTATAAAATTTGCTTCATGTAATTCTGCCTCAAACTCAGCATGCAGTGAGCACATATCCATTCCTGAACTCTTCATTGTCTGGGTTATCTGGCTGCTTCACTCAAGGCTAAGGACACTTACTCACTCTCCAAGAATGGACAATCACAGCACATACTACTACCTTAAGACAATTTTAATTCTCTGCTATGTTGACcattctgcagtgctgcccatTACACAATACATCaatgcaggagcagctgagtcCAACATTATTAGCAATAAAAGTCAGCCTACCAAGAGGCAAGGCAAACAAATCTCATCAGTGTTCTATTTGTTTTGAATCTGGAAGAAGGGATGTCTTCCAAATTCTTAAAGCACATATTTATAAGCCAAAACACATGCAGAAACAAAGCCAATCTACATCATTAACATCCATTAGGCTTGTAGAGGCACATAATGTACTAAGAGTCACAGGGGAGAACTACTCCATCACAAACAGTGCTTGCTCCTGGAGGCACCACACCATGGATGACGGACCCAGGAGCTCCTAACCCTGAAGAAAGCTCTGCTCCATGGTCATCCCCTGAATTAATGTTACACTTACTAATGGGATCAGGAGTGGCATAAAAATATTGAGAATCCATCAGCTGGCCATTTTACAAAACAGTGCAGGGTAGGCTTTGAGACTTTATGCTTTCTGAGAAGCCCATGGGCCACCAGGCCACTGTATGTACGACCTGCAGTGCTCTCCTTACACTCCTGAAGAGACAGGAGCAGATGACAAATCCCTTTGCATCTTTGCATTCTGCTCCCTCATTTCTTTTGGCCAATAACCAGTAAGAGTCTCAAGCTTTCACTGTAGACACAGAAATTTGTCTCCATCTAAGGCCACTGAAAGATCAGGGACAAACTTCATTTCATCAGCAGCTCATTTCAGCCCTTACATTGGAGTATTTTCCTAATGCAATGGCACCACTCTCCTACCCCTAACCCCACACATGCCTACCCACACTTACTTGTATGTTTTAGTGTAATCCAGCCACAAACCACAAATAATCGAACCCACCATTCCTGCCACCACCAGTGTCAAGCCAATTCTCCCAGCGTTCACTTCTTCTCCCTTTCAACAAATATTTATATGGTGCTCATTAATAACTTGCTTCCACTCAGAGTCAAGTTCAGACCTCTTGGCAGTCACAAGTGCAAACAAGCATTCCTGTGACTCCCACAGCTGTATGGCACAAGAAACTGTACAGAGGTataaaagaaaccaaatgtCTGAGCACACATAGCACCTACAAAATAAATATCACCTCTGCAAATGTacagtgaaaaagagaaagataagATCCAAGGAACTTACCTCATA
This window contains:
- the FLVCR1 gene encoding feline leukemia virus subgroup C receptor-related protein 1 isoform X3; its protein translation is MVENFPAVLEHVHVCRVHILKREDKRRQILPVTTGYCVNLMAWGKKGSKTLIKLGTAIGFLLPPVLVPNTPNDIDLMAHNISIMFYGTAIVSTLLFFLTGVVFEEKPKYPPSHSQAVLQTKPPEDYSYKQSIINLFRNIPFILLLISYGIMTGAFYSVSTLLNQMIVTHYEGEEVNAGRIGLTLVVAGMVGSIICGLWLDYTKTYKLLVFTFTLDLGYLIVVFVTGGVLGFFMTGYLPLGFEFAVEITYPESEGTSSGLLNASAQIFGIVFTLVQGKLTTDYSPRAGNIFLCAWIFVGIILTALIKSDLRRHNVNSGIMNLDVKAVPVDSPVDPESTALKIQSAL
- the FLVCR1 gene encoding feline leukemia virus subgroup C receptor-related protein 1 isoform X2; translation: MVENFPAVLEHVHVCRVHILKREDKRRQILPVTTGYCVNLMAWGKKGSKTLIKLGTAIGFLLPPVLVPNTPNDIDLMAHNISIMFYGTAIVSTLLFFLTGVVFEEKPKYPPSHSQAVLQTKPPEDYSYKQSIINLFRNIPFILLLISYGIMTGAFYSVSTLLNQMIVTHYEGEEVNAGRIGLTLVVAGMVGSIICGLWLDYTKTYKQTTLIVYILSFIGLLVFTFTLDLGYLIVVFVTGGVLGFFMTGYLPLGFEFAVEITYPESEGTSSGLLNASAQIFGIVFTLVQGKLTTDYSPRAGNIFLCAWIFVGIILTALIKSDLRRHNVNSGIMNLDVKAVPVDSPVDPESTALKIQSAL
- the FLVCR1 gene encoding feline leukemia virus subgroup C receptor-related protein 1 isoform X4, producing the protein MAWGKKGSKTLIKLGTAIGFLLPPVLVPNTPNDIDLMAHNISIMFYGTAIVSTLLFFLTGVVFEEKPKYPPSHSQAVLQTKPPEDYSYKQSIINLFRNIPFILLLISYGIMTGAFYSVSTLLNQMIVTHYEGEEVNAGRIGLTLVVAGMVGSIICGLWLDYTKTYKQTTLIVYILSFIGLLVFTFTLDLGYLIVVFVTGGVLGFFMTGYLPLGFEFAVEITYPESEGTSSGLLNASAQIFGIVFTLVQGKLTTDYSPRAGNIFLCAWIFVGIILTALIKSDLRRHNVNSGIMNLDVKAVPVDSPVDPESTALKIQSAL